The nucleotide sequence GCCCTGTGACCCtcacatgatgatgtcatcagacgctccgtgtgtgtgtgtgtgtgtgtgtgtgtgtgtgtgtgtgtgtgtgtcagtgtatcGACAGCGTGATCAGCGGGCAGGACTACAGCCAGGCTCACGTGAACAAGTGGACGGCGAGCGTCGTGGAGCTGTGTCTCACTCAGCTCGTCAAACAGGAGAAGTCCTACAAATACATGGGTACACGTTCACATTCACTCATTAATCTGCTGCTAGAGTTCACtgaaaaaaatcatatttaaatGACTTATTTTGGTCAAAATCAAAAGATCTTCACTTCAGGATTTTCGCTAGTTTTTCCAGATTAGAAGCAATTTAAAACATTTTACCATCTGATTCCATTTGATAATTAAAATGAAATAGAAACAAGTCTGAAGTCATTTAAACTGTTTACATTTATCAGGAGTCAGTTTAAATCCAGTTTATTTCTGAATTGTCTCAAACTGATTATGAtgtatgaaatttttatttttttattataaaagTTTTAGAGTTGTTCAAAAGCAGGTTAAACCAGTTGAACCAGATTAAAACCAGTTTAGACATTTTAAAAGTTGTTTTTATTGTAGTTCAGAAGCAGGTTGCATCCAGTTTAACCAGATTAAAACCAGTTTAACGAAACTTTTTAAAAGTTGTTAGAGTATTTAAAAAGCAGGTTAAATCAGTTTAACCAGATTAAAACCAGTTTAAccatttcaaacattttagaATTTGTTGTAGAGTAGTTCAGAAGCTGGTTAAATCAATTTAACCAGgttaaacattttaaaagttcTTGTAGTTTTTCAAAAGCAGGTTAAATCGGTTTAACCAGGTTAAAAATTTAAAAGTTGTTGTAGAGTTTTTCAAAAGCAGGTTAAACATTTTAAAAGGTTTACGATCCTTTACAAGCAGATTATGTCCAATTTCATGAGAATTAAATCAGTTTAGACACTTTAAACTTATTTTAGAGCCCTTTGAAGCCAGTAAAaagtcagataagtggtttctcTCTGTTTAAAACATGCTTGAAGTAATTTTGCTACATAGAATTTTATCACATTTGATCATTTGGAACAAATTTGCTGTTTTGTCGTCATCAATCAGTTGGTTATCAGAGTTAACAAAGCCGATGTGTTTTGTGTTCTCTCTTCAGCCACGTGCACCGTAATGCAGAAATGCGGCGCCGGCCTCCACACTGCCAGCTCGTGTTACTGGGACATCACCTCGGACGGTGAGCGCAGCCGTAGTGCTTAATCACACCAGCAGAGGGTGACAGGCTGTTGGATTAAAATTACATGAAAACAAAGCAGGGCGGCACGGTTTTAAAATGACGCCTCACGTTCACACGGATGTTGGTGTGCTAACGTGAGACGCTCAGCTGC is from Thalassophryne amazonica chromosome 1, fThaAma1.1, whole genome shotgun sequence and encodes:
- the LOC117518332 gene encoding dynein light chain Tctex-type 3-like — translated: MDESQHGNEAFSSEDAENIIKECIDSVISGQDYSQAHVNKWTASVVELCLTQLVKQEKSYKYMATCTVMQKCGAGLHTASSCYWDITSDGSCTVRWENRTMYCVVSVFAVAIV